Genomic window (Culex pipiens pallens isolate TS chromosome 3, TS_CPP_V2, whole genome shotgun sequence):
ACGCATGTTCGAGTTGACCTAATCGGCTGAACCCCCTTTTCGACCTCATCAAGCTGTCAACGACAACAACAAAGTGTGGCATTGCATCACCCTTTTGCGAAGCACGCGGTCAATCAAGTTCTCCAGTTTTGTTTGAGTAAACTACGCGTTTTTCTACGGGATAAATCCGGCCAAACCTGCCACTATGCAGGTTATGTGAACCAATCTGAGTTCCTGAAGAAGTTGTTGTGCGATTTGGTGTGAAAAATATGGAGAAAGGCCAGTTTCGCCCGAAAATAAAACGAGGGCTACTGAATCCGCAAGAAGAATAGTGGAGCGGCGCAGGTACGATGAAATAACCTGGTCATGCTGGACGAAAAATTGAACATCAACGAACACATTGACTACACCTTTCGGAAGGTAGCACGGAAGTTTGGGGTTCTATGTAGAATCCCCTACTTTACAACAGACACAAAGGTCCAGGTGTAAAACTCGCTTATCAATCTTGTTCTTGGAACACAACGACAAGGACAACGATAAGGATGCAAGTGCTAAAGAGTAAAATAATGCGTCTTAAACTAAAAATGTGACAGATTGACACCGAGACGAAGTATGCTCGAATGTTTGCAGTGGATGTCGGTGAAGCAACGGATCGAATTCAACacacttctggagtttttttggaaaggaccaataaaccaaattttcagtttttgctttttgggtgttttttaatacccctgactcaaggcggttctaaaaacacccaaaaagcaaaaactggaaatttggtttattggacctttaaaaaaaaaactccagacttgtttttttggttttcgtgTTAAGGAAAGGATGGCACCACAATACTTGACGGAAGCCGTGGTATGCAGAAGGGATATCTACGAGCATGACAGTAGTGGAGCTAACAATCTCTGATTGCAGAACTCGCTGTTTTACAATGGTTTTAAACTATTCAACCAGCTACCAGAGGTTGCAAAGTTCACCCGCAACAATAACGAATTTAAGAAGAGCTGCAAGGAGTTTGTACGACAACGGTCGTTGATGATACTGTGAGGAAAAAtacgttatgacggttggccATGTTCATTATCGATACGCATTCGCTTCGAGATCAAAAGTAATGCGAATCTGAGCGCGGCTTAACCCCGTTTTGCTCATATGCGTGTGGAATAGCAAAGGGTTCCCATACCCTAAATAAACAACATCCCAAACCTTTCACCTACCGAAATCGTCTCCTTCCCTCGCTGGATCGACTTGTAGAACTGCTTCTTAACGCGCCCCGTCGACCTCCGATAGCCCTTGCCGCACCAGGCCCACAGCTGGCGCGCCGGTAAGAACGCCGCAATCTTGCTGTTGCCGTTCTCCGTCGATTGGCGCTTCTCGAGCTTTTCCGCGCCGCCGGACTTTTTCGCGGGTTGCTGcaagaaacatggtcaaattaGTGATCAGATTTTCATCACAAGGGTTAATGCCGCCTTACATAGTACGATCCGGAACTCTCCGTAATCGACGATTCCGCCTCCTCCTCGGTCATGGTGTCCTCCTTGAGGCTCGGGTTGAACTCGGGCTCGTCGAGCTTGTcggtggtcgtcgtcgtcgacgccgGACTGAACGGTGCTTCGGCCGCCGTTTGCGAGGCGCTGTCCCCCTGGGAAATGTCGTCGTCAACGGCGTCGCCATCCGGCGAGGACGGAACGTCCTGCTGGTGCGACTCGCGGTGGTGCTTCTTGTGCTTTCTTCGCTTCTTGTGCTTCCGGTGCTTGCACAGCTCGTCGTAGCATTTGGACTTTTTCTTGTGAGACTTGTGTCCGGCTGACGCGGCCGGAACTTCGGCATTGGTGGCCGCTAGCCGGCGCAGTTTGTCCTTGCGGATCTTCTTCAGCCGGCGGCGCTCTTCCCGGTAGGCGTCGTCGTGGACTCGCTTCTCAGACGTGCGCTCGCTGCTGATGATCGCGAAGCAGTTCGTGGTCGTGATCGTTGTACTCGTGGTGGCGGTGGAACCGGCTGCGGCAGCCGCCGCCGACGAggaggtcgtcgtcgtcgtgacgGTGGTCGAACCCACCTCCGACACACTGGGCTGGCGTTTTCTCTTGCCTAGCGATAGAAGAGGATTTGGATCGTATTCTAAAGAGGAGGGTCGAGTCGAGTGTGGTGTGTGTTGGTTGAGTTGAGTGTAAATCAGGcgagaaaaaagaaagaaaaacatgTTCCACAAATCAACCCAAAACGGTCGTTAGACAAAACTTAGGATTAACTTAACGGTTAGGCTTACGAACTAAATTTTgactgtttttgttgttgttaattgaaTCGAAAGTGGGCCGACTTAAACTAAATTTATATCAAATTCTCAACTTACCGACTATCGGGTAATCACTCAGCAGGTACCGGATGTCCTCCAGGGCGATCCGGCCGCTGTCACCGTCATCAAACTCCACATTCACGTACCGCTTCTCGGGGTCCGGCGAGGTAGGCTCGGCCGCAACGCCCGGGTACAGACAGCGGTACTGTTGGCTCCAGTACGCGCAAAGGCGCGTTCCCGGCGGGATTTCGTCCACAGATTTCGGAGCTACCTCGAGGATCTGAAAGGAAGATTGATCGTTCAATTGACCGTACTCAACAACATTTACCCTCAGTCAACTTACCGCATCACGCAGCACCTCCTCCCGGGACTCGATGTGCGGCCTGTTGCCGCGCTCTCCGTCCAGCGTGACCGCGTAGATATCCGGCGGCTGCACCGCACTCAAGCACCCGGCGTAGAACAACCCCCCAAGGGCGAACAGCACCCGCGTCTTCTCCTGGTTCAGGTGCTCACTCGTCAGCATACAGCGCTGATCGATGCGCCGCTTTTCGGAACTTCTCCGCCGCTTGCGCTCCTTGCTGCTGCGGGACTTTTTGTGCGACTTGGACGACGAGTGGTGCTTGCTTGCGGAGGGGTTCGGGACGAGTGGTAGGGTTGGAAGTGAAGCGGCCGCTGTCGCGGACTTGATCTTGTCGAAGATTGACGGCTTGCCGCCAAAGATGGAGAAGGCGGCGTCCGACGGTTTGCTGTTTTCGTCGTCGAAACTGAACGGAGGGGATTTGATCTTGAGCTGCTTGGCCGAGCTGTCCGACAGGTTGCTGGTGTCGTCACTGGTCGTGCTCTCGAACTTGGACGAGTGGATGGGGGACTTTTTCTTGAGCTGGTCGGCGAAGCCGTTTCCGTGGTGGGAAGAGGACGCCTTCTGCTGGGAGGTCTCTTTGACGTTACTGTCTCCAACTCGGTTCTTGGAGGCCAGGATGTACCCTACCAGACTCTTGGGTTTCTTGGCCACGATCGTCTCGGTCAGGGCGATATCGTCGTGTTTTTTGGGGACGCCACCCTTCCGCTTGGAGAAGGATAACCGCTCGATCGAGCTGGAGTCGGCGTCTTCCAGCTTGCTGGAGTCAGTGTCCGAACTCAGCTTGGGCAGCTCCACGAACGAAGTCGAGTTGGAGGACGAGGAGAAGCTTGGCGACAACGCTGGGATCGTGCTGAACTTTGGCGCCGACAAGGTGGTACTCGTCGTGCCAAACGCTCCGTTTAAATACGATTTGCCAATGTCCGGTATCCGGACCATCGCCGTCATCGGCTTAACCTTCGCCACCGAAGTACAAGCCATCTGCTCCAGCTCGCGCTTCTTCTCCTCGCACTGCCTCGTAATGCTCACCAACCGCTGCTTCATGTCCGACTCCATCACATTGAACAGCTCGTTCGCCGACGGCCACACCCCACAACACCGGTGATCCCGCTCGTCCGCGTCCTTGCAGGAGCACTTCTCCAGCTTCGTCTTAATCCGCCGGTAGCTCTCCTTCAGCTCCCCACCAAACTCGTCCTCCTCGGAGCTGTGCTTCCGCTTGCGATCGCGCCTCTGCTCGCGATCGTGTTTCGATTTCTTGCTCGACTTTCGCGACTCTTTGGAATGTTTGTGTTTGCGCTTGCGCGACGACGGAACTTCGTCCTCCACCGTCGGACTAGGGGTAGCGGGTGGCGGGTCCTGTTGCTCCGCTGGAGACATTGCCGGGGAGTCTTTCTTGAACATGCCCTCCTCCTGGAAGCGCTGCTCGGCGAGGGCGCACAGCAGGTTTAGACCGACCATGGGTTCGTCACTTCGGATGAAGGTTTCGGGGGTTGGTAGAGCAGGTGTGGGGACAGGACTGTTCGCCGGTTCTGGCTGGCTAACGACGGGTTCGCATGGAACCAGTGGAGGAAGTGGGAGGGGTTCTGGTGGAAGCTGTGGTGAGATCGGCTCCTTCTTGATCATGGACGCCTTCTTCTGGAACACTTCGATGCTTCGCGAGAGCAGTTCCAGACCGCTCAGGTCGACGGGATGCTCCTGTTGGGGTGGCTGCTCGGGTCGTGGTTCTTCGAGCGGTGGTGGGTTTTCGGTAGGAGAAAGCATCTCCAGCTTTGGTATCCGAAGGCCTCCGCAGTTGGCGTTCACCGTTAACGCTTTTGGGTGTTCGACGACGGGAACAGCTGTCGAGCTGATCGCGCCGTCTTCCACCTCCATATCCACTTGATCACAGTTTGTACTAGTACTGGTGTTGATGCTCGAATGCCCGACGGACATGTCCGGCTCGATCGCCGAGTCGGCGCTGCTGTTGATGATGCTAGTATGGCACAAGTTTTCGcacgactgctgctgctgcgggaaGCATTCCTGGAAGTGGGACTCCTCTGTGGTAAGCGTAGCGGAGTCATGCTGCTGCGGAACATCGTCCGTGCCAACCGTGTTGTCATCCTCGCTCATGACCGGTGTGTCGGTTTGGACGTTGGCGTCCTGCACTTCGGGAACGCTGGCTTCCGAAGACTCCACCGGAGCCGCGATCGACTGATCTGGCGGTGGTGTGAGACACGTGGCAGCGGGAATTTCCTGCTGCTGTAGCAGATGCGGGCTTGGTACGATCGGGGCAGGGACGGTTGAGGGAGGTGGCGTGATTGGGTTGGCCATCGTGGGCAGGAGTGCCGTGTGATCCAGGATGGTGGCAGGTTTGGAAGGTGCTATCTGGATGAGATTGCCCTGCTGGAAGAGCAGCTGTGGAGCAATGTCCGGCGAGGTGGCGATCGTAGCCGTTTGGATGGTCTTTTCCGGTTCGTGGAAGAGCTGCTGTACCGGATTGTGACAGTTGGACGTGGCCGGTCCGGAGCAGTCTTCAATTTTGATAAACGTATGCGACGGAATTGGCATCGGTATGGACGGCTGAATGGGTGCCGGTGCGGGGATACTGTTCAGCTGCATCTGCTTGCTGCTCGTGTTGAGCGTTGTCCGCTTGATGTTTGCACTATTGTTTCCGCATCCATCGGATGCCAACGCCAGGTACCGTGTGCTGTGATGAGTTTGGGTGTGCTGTTGCTGCTGAATCGACGCCGGAAAGGGCGAAATCAGCTTCAGCGGGTTCTTGTCCAGGCCATTGCACTGGCTATCCCCCGTCAGCTGGTGCAGCGTGGTACTGCTGGCCGTGGCCAGGTAGTCCGAGCTGAGCACCTGCAGTGGTGCCAGCGGCGGAGGTTGCAACTGCTGCTGGGGCTGCTGCTGCGGAATTTGCGGCAGAAGCAGGTGCGGCGGCTGAATCGCCGTCGACTGGGGGTACGAGGGCCACAGCACCGTCTGTTGGAATGGTTCTACACAGGAAATAAAGATTTTATCTAGCAGGTTGGTTGGATTGGCTACAGAGCGGGCGGTAGCGTACGGTTAAACCAAATCAATGCGCATTAGATAAGTAGAGTATGTGTGGGAAGAAATAAAAGAATgaaagaaaaagagaaaaaagaaaattcatgTGGTTAAAGTGAAGCAATACGCAAGCACGCAACTGAGGTGTAACTAAATCAAGGTACAATGGTAACCAAACACCGAATTTTCTACAACAAACTCATTAAACATAACATTCTGAAGAACTTTCCATCAAGTGATTCGTTTGATACTACGGTACCTCAATGTTGAGTGACATTGAACTGAATCAATGGCATTCAACCATAAGGTAACGTAgatttcgaactgtcaaattcaGCGTGCAAAGCATCTCGATGATAAATTCATAGCCAAATAGTTTCATCGAGAactaattaacttttttattataaaagcaaTAATTAACTGACTGAACTACTTCAGACATGGTTGTAATTATGACTAAACAAGAGTTCAAACAATTCCATTTATACTGAACCAACCCTGTGTACCGTAGCTCTAGTTGTTTTGTCTTGAAATCTTATTGCAGTATTtaccatttttgacagttgtagaggtgtaaagatcattttGTTCATGGCAAATCTACACCAGCACAGCTgtcaaaaaaggtaaatattatGATATGATTACATGACGAATTTGCATATTTCCTCTTTATTTGTAAACAAATGGATTCTTTATGGCAAAGACAACAACAATAAGTACAACCATGTCCGGCACAAGCTCTCTACAAACTAACCTCACAAGGAGGAGCCAAACTACACACGCGAAAACACTTACCGATCGTCGTCGCCGCGGGCAGAAACAGAATCTGTCCGCTGCCCGGGTCTCGCACCAGCTGAAAGCCGACCGGCGGCATCGGTGGCATCGGTAGCATCGATTCCATCGGGATGGGGGCTGAGGGAAGAGACGAGAAAATGGGAACGAAATCAGATCTCAGTCAAGGGATGGATGAAACAAGAGATTTTACAACTATGCCAACTCCCCGGAGAACCATTTCGATTAGATTGGTTCGAAGTCGGGGGTTTGGTTCCATCCAAAACAATCGTGCAAGCCTTCTGGTTGAAACTTTAAACGTGTTTGACAGATGCTCACCTTCAGAATTGTTTGCATTGaagcataaaaaataaacaaggcGAATTATGGTACAGGTGAGCATCTGTCAATAgcaaaattgtatttat
Coding sequences:
- the LOC120417143 gene encoding protein winged eye isoform X8, yielding MSGKPCTPECGRSVPCQGMLGPTANGRLVGPGIVGSSAGTLSQQQHHHRNLWPPVPTSAASRAFEFQTNGEVTESLFAAGGYNTPPASSPFLPCTPLELVAKNFHSAGAAVTFSQANSSIFVQSQTDFINGTTSVAKKTETCIGRWEHGTLEPLQIQIKREPCQVSEVTTSNNFETSSSSTALTAVVKLEAQSPKGQQLHQQQTMDHIGITTSQQQQQQQNNAIPVGIAVARQRLQESTTAAASQLHQAKELNRFGIGLTGTGADLGCTTPSLAQNMFFAGTNSTMIPLTASASDAVTMGVTNAAAVQNAVRTPPALWQYPGCQQQQPSNQAADKKVVGYLVIDRVVPPADEVAKKAPIPMESMLPMPPMPPVGFQLVRDPGSGQILFLPAATTIANPTNLLDKIFISCVEPFQQTVLWPSYPQSTAIQPPHLLLPQIPQQQPQQQLQPPPLAPLQVLSSDYLATASSTTLHQLTGDSQCNGLDKNPLKLISPFPASIQQQQHTQTHHSTRYLALASDGCGNNSANIKRTTLNTSSKQMQLNSIPAPAPIQPSIPMPIPSHTFIKIEDCSGPATSNCHNPVQQLFHEPEKTIQTATIATSPDIAPQLLFQQGNLIQIAPSKPATILDHTALLPTMANPITPPPSTVPAPIVPSPHLLQQQEIPAATCLTPPPDQSIAAPVESSEASVPEVQDANVQTDTPVMSEDDNTVGTDDVPQQHDSATLTTEESHFQECFPQQQQSCENLCHTSIINSSADSAIEPDMSVGHSSINTSTSTNCDQVDMEVEDGAISSTAVPVVEHPKALTVNANCGGLRIPKLEMLSPTENPPPLEEPRPEQPPQQEHPVDLSGLELLSRSIEVFQKKASMIKKEPISPQLPPEPLPLPPLVPCEPVVSQPEPANSPVPTPALPTPETFIRSDEPMVGLNLLCALAEQRFQEEGMFKKDSPAMSPAEQQDPPPATPSPTVEDEVPSSRKRKHKHSKESRKSSKKSKHDREQRRDRKRKHSSEEDEFGGELKESYRRIKTKLEKCSCKDADERDHRCCGVWPSANELFNVMESDMKQRLVSITRQCEEKKRELEQMACTSVAKVKPMTAMVRIPDIGKSYLNGAFGTTSTTLSAPKFSTIPALSPSFSSSSNSTSFVELPKLSSDTDSSKLEDADSSSIERLSFSKRKGGVPKKHDDIALTETIVAKKPKSLVGYILASKNRVGDSNVKETSQQKASSSHHGNGFADQLKKKSPIHSSKFESTTSDDTSNLSDSSAKQLKIKSPPFSFDDENSKPSDAAFSIFGGKPSIFDKIKSATAAASLPTLPLVPNPSASKHHSSSKSHKKSRSSKERKRRRSSEKRRIDQRCMLTSEHLNQEKTRVLFALGGLFYAGCLSAVQPPDIYAVTLDGERGNRPHIESREEVLRDAILEVAPKSVDEIPPGTRLCAYWSQQYRCLYPGVAAEPTSPDPEKRYVNVEFDDGDSGRIALEDIRYLLSDYPIVEYDPNPLLSLGKRKRQPSVSEVGSTTVTTTTTSSSAAAAAAGSTATTSTTITTTNCFAIISSERTSEKRVHDDAYREERRRLKKIRKDKLRRLAATNAEVPAASAGHKSHKKKSKCYDELCKHRKHKKRRKHKKHHRESHQQDVPSSPDGDAVDDDISQGDSASQTAAEAPFSPASTTTTTDKLDEPEFNPSLKEDTMTEEEAESSITESSGSYYQPAKKSGGAEKLEKRQSTENGNSKIAAFLPARQLWAWCGKGYRRSTGRVKKQFYKSIQRGKETISVGDSAVFLSTGRPDRPYIGHIESMWETSTNNMVVRVKWFYHPEEAEGCPNLKYPGALFQSPHEDENDVQTISHKCEVLALKEYTAKFGADPRQYSAIYDNNDTYYLAGYYDPTVVTIRMQPDIEVLPGGERWVKTD
- the LOC120417143 gene encoding protein winged eye isoform X6, which encodes MSGKPCTPECGRSVPCQGMLGPTANGRLVGPGIVGSSAGTLSQQQHHHRNLWPPVPTSAASRAFEFQTNGEVTESLFAAGGYNTPPASSPFLPCTPLELVAKNFHSAGAAVTFSQANSSIFVQSQTDFINGTTSVAKKTETCIGRWEHGTLEPLQIQVPPVPSVTNLDIKTEHNGPDSQITYASSNLNTHTNTSYESDGLDQRYHYYQQQQHHHQLEQQPPILTSTSARNTSLLARQHRRRHRLRYSLEDDSSSSSSNCNTNTLDQVLTPTTTTNTVTTASLHSFSLIPIIPEQQQQQPQQSRRPADCSVIVTAPPRNSQRTPWVEQLHIKREPCQVSEVTTSNNFETSSSSTALTAVVKLEAQSPKGQQLHQQQTMDHIGITTSQQQQQQQNNAIPVGIAVARQRLQESTTAAASQLHQAKELNRFGIGLTGTGADLGCTTPSLAQNMFFAGTNSTMIPLTASASDAVTMGVTNAAAVQNAVRTPPALWQYPAPIPMESMLPMPPMPPVGFQLVRDPGSGQILFLPAATTIANPTNLLDKIFISCVEPFQQTVLWPSYPQSTAIQPPHLLLPQIPQQQPQQQLQPPPLAPLQVLSSDYLATASSTTLHQLTGDSQCNGLDKNPLKLISPFPASIQQQQHTQTHHSTRYLALASDGCGNNSANIKRTTLNTSSKQMQLNSIPAPAPIQPSIPMPIPSHTFIKIEDCSGPATSNCHNPVQQLFHEPEKTIQTATIATSPDIAPQLLFQQGNLIQIAPSKPATILDHTALLPTMANPITPPPSTVPAPIVPSPHLLQQQEIPAATCLTPPPDQSIAAPVESSEASVPEVQDANVQTDTPVMSEDDNTVGTDDVPQQHDSATLTTEESHFQECFPQQQQSCENLCHTSIINSSADSAIEPDMSVGHSSINTSTSTNCDQVDMEVEDGAISSTAVPVVEHPKALTVNANCGGLRIPKLEMLSPTENPPPLEEPRPEQPPQQEHPVDLSGLELLSRSIEVFQKKASMIKKEPISPQLPPEPLPLPPLVPCEPVVSQPEPANSPVPTPALPTPETFIRSDEPMVGLNLLCALAEQRFQEEGMFKKDSPAMSPAEQQDPPPATPSPTVEDEVPSSRKRKHKHSKESRKSSKKSKHDREQRRDRKRKHSSEEDEFGGELKESYRRIKTKLEKCSCKDADERDHRCCGVWPSANELFNVMESDMKQRLVSITRQCEEKKRELEQMACTSVAKVKPMTAMVRIPDIGKSYLNGAFGTTSTTLSAPKFSTIPALSPSFSSSSNSTSFVELPKLSSDTDSSKLEDADSSSIERLSFSKRKGGVPKKHDDIALTETIVAKKPKSLVGYILASKNRVGDSNVKETSQQKASSSHHGNGFADQLKKKSPIHSSKFESTTSDDTSNLSDSSAKQLKIKSPPFSFDDENSKPSDAAFSIFGGKPSIFDKIKSATAAASLPTLPLVPNPSASKHHSSSKSHKKSRSSKERKRRRSSEKRRIDQRCMLTSEHLNQEKTRVLFALGGLFYAGCLSAVQPPDIYAVTLDGERGNRPHIESREEVLRDAILEVAPKSVDEIPPGTRLCAYWSQQYRCLYPGVAAEPTSPDPEKRYVNVEFDDGDSGRIALEDIRYLLSDYPIVEYDPNPLLSLGKRKRQPSVSEVGSTTVTTTTTSSSAAAAAAGSTATTSTTITTTNCFAIISSERTSEKRVHDDAYREERRRLKKIRKDKLRRLAATNAEVPAASAGHKSHKKKSKCYDELCKHRKHKKRRKHKKHHRESHQQDVPSSPDGDAVDDDISQGDSASQTAAEAPFSPASTTTTTDKLDEPEFNPSLKEDTMTEEEAESSITESSGSYYQPAKKSGGAEKLEKRQSTENGNSKIAAFLPARQLWAWCGKGYRRSTGRVKKQFYKSIQRGKETISVGDSAVFLSTGRPDRPYIGHIESMWETSTNNMVVRVKWFYHPEEAEGCPNLKYPGALFQSPHEDENDVQTISHKCEVLALKEYTAKFGADPRQYSAIYDNNDTYYLAGYYDPTVVTIRMQPDIEVLPGGERWVKTD
- the LOC120417143 gene encoding protein winged eye isoform X2, with product MSGKPCTPECGRSVPCQGMLGPTANGRLVGPGIVGSSAGTLSQQQHHHRNLWPPVPTSAASRAFEFQTNGEVTESLFAAGGYNTPPASSPFLPCTPLELVAKNFHSAGAAVTFSQANSSIFVQSQTDFINGTTSVAKKTETCIGRWEHGTLEPLQIQVPPVPSVTNLDIKTEHNGPDSQITYASSNLNTHTNTSYESDGLDQRYHYYQQQQHHHQLEQQPPILTSTSARNTSLLARQHRRRHRLRYSLEDDSSSSSSNCNTNTLDQVLTPTTTTNTVTTASLHSFSLIPIIPEQQQQQPQQSRRPADCSVIVTAPPRNSQRTPWVEQLHIKREPCQVSEVTTSNNFETSSSSTALTAVVKLEAQSPKGQQLHQQQTMDHIGITTSQQQQQQQNNAIPVGIAVARQRLQESTTAAASQLHQAKELNRFGIGLTGTGADLGCTTPSLAQNMFFAGTNSTMIPLTASASDAVTMGVTNAAAVQNAVRTPPALWQYPGCQQQQPSNQAADKKVVGYLVIDRVVPPADEVAKKAPIPMESMLPMPPMPPVGFQLVRDPGSGQILFLPAATTIANPTNLLDKIFISCVEPFQQTVLWPSYPQSTAIQPPHLLLPQIPQQQPQQQLQPPPLAPLQVLSSDYLATASSTTLHQLTGDSQCNGLDKNPLKLISPFPASIQQQQHTQTHHSTRYLALASDGCGNNSANIKRTTLNTSSKQMQLNSIPAPAPIQPSIPMPIPSHTFIKIEDCSGPATSNCHNPVQQLFHEPEKTIQTATIATSPDIAPQLLFQQGNLIQIAPSKPATILDHTALLPTMANPITPPPSTVPAPIVPSPHLLQQQEIPAATCLTPPPDQSIAAPVESSEASVPEVQDANVQTDTPVMSEDDNTVGTDDVPQQHDSATLTTEESHFQECFPQQQQSCENLCHTSIINSSADSAIEPDMSVGHSSINTSTSTNCDQVDMEVEDGAISSTAVPVVEHPKALTVNANCGGLRIPKLEMLSPTENPPPLEEPRPEQPPQQEHPVDLSGLELLSRSIEVFQKKASMIKKEPISPQLPPEPLPLPPLVPCEPVVSQPEPANSPVPTPALPTPETFIRSDEPMVGLNLLCALAEQRFQEEGMFKKDSPAMSPAEQQDPPPATPSPTVEDEVPSSRKRKHKHSKESRKSSKKSKHDREQRRDRKRKHSSEEDEFGGELKESYRRIKTKLEKCSCKDADERDHRCCGVWPSANELFNVMESDMKQRLVSITRQCEEKKRELEQMACTSVAKVKPMTAMVRIPDIGKSYLNGAFGTTSTTLSAPKFSTIPALSPSFSSSSNSTSFVELPKLSSDTDSSKLEDADSSSIERLSFSKRKGGVPKKHDDIALTETIVAKKPKSLVGYILASKNRVGDSNVKETSQQKASSSHHGNGFADQLKKKSPIHSSKFESTTSDDTSNLSDSSAKQLKIKSPPFSFDDENSKPSDAAFSIFGGKPSIFDKIKSATAAASLPTLPLVPNPSASKHHSSSKSHKKSRSSKERKRRRSSEKRRIDQRCMLTSEHLNQEKTRVLFALGGLFYAGCLSAVQPPDIYAVTLDGERGNRPHIESREEVLRDAILEVAPKSVDEIPPGTRLCAYWSQQYRCLYPGVAAEPTSPDPEKRYVNVEFDDGDSGRIALEDIRYLLSDYPIVGKRKRQPSVSEVGSTTVTTTTTSSSAAAAAAGSTATTSTTITTTNCFAIISSERTSEKRVHDDAYREERRRLKKIRKDKLRRLAATNAEVPAASAGHKSHKKKSKCYDELCKHRKHKKRRKHKKHHRESHQQDVPSSPDGDAVDDDISQGDSASQTAAEAPFSPASTTTTTDKLDEPEFNPSLKEDTMTEEEAESSITESSGSYYQPAKKSGGAEKLEKRQSTENGNSKIAAFLPARQLWAWCGKGYRRSTGRVKKQFYKSIQRGKETISVGDSAVFLSTGRPDRPYIGHIESMWETSTNNMVVRVKWFYHPEEAEGCPNLKYPGALFQSPHEDENDVQTISHKCEVLALKEYTAKFGADPRQYSAIYDNNDTYYLAGYYDPTVVTIRMQPDIEVLPGGERWVKTD
- the LOC120417143 gene encoding protein winged eye isoform X4, which translates into the protein MLGPTANGRLVGPGIVGSSAGTLSQQQHHHRNLWPPVPTSAASRAFEFQTNGEVTESLFAAGGYNTPPASSPFLPCTPLELVAKNFHSAGAAVTFSQANSSIFVQSQTDFINGTTSVAKKTETCIGRWEHGTLEPLQIQVPPVPSVTNLDIKTEHNGPDSQITYASSNLNTHTNTSYESDGLDQRYHYYQQQQHHHQLEQQPPILTSTSARNTSLLARQHRRRHRLRYSLEDDSSSSSSNCNTNTLDQVLTPTTTTNTVTTASLHSFSLIPIIPEQQQQQPQQSRRPADCSVIVTAPPRNSQRTPWVEQLHIKREPCQVSEVTTSNNFETSSSSTALTAVVKLEAQSPKGQQLHQQQTMDHIGITTSQQQQQQQNNAIPVGIAVARQRLQESTTAAASQLHQAKELNRFGIGLTGTGADLGCTTPSLAQNMFFAGTNSTMIPLTASASDAVTMGVTNAAAVQNAVRTPPALWQYPGCQQQQPSNQAADKKVVGYLVIDRVVPPADEVAKKAPIPMESMLPMPPMPPVGFQLVRDPGSGQILFLPAATTIANPTNLLDKIFISCVEPFQQTVLWPSYPQSTAIQPPHLLLPQIPQQQPQQQLQPPPLAPLQVLSSDYLATASSTTLHQLTGDSQCNGLDKNPLKLISPFPASIQQQQHTQTHHSTRYLALASDGCGNNSANIKRTTLNTSSKQMQLNSIPAPAPIQPSIPMPIPSHTFIKIEDCSGPATSNCHNPVQQLFHEPEKTIQTATIATSPDIAPQLLFQQGNLIQIAPSKPATILDHTALLPTMANPITPPPSTVPAPIVPSPHLLQQQEIPAATCLTPPPDQSIAAPVESSEASVPEVQDANVQTDTPVMSEDDNTVGTDDVPQQHDSATLTTEESHFQECFPQQQQSCENLCHTSIINSSADSAIEPDMSVGHSSINTSTSTNCDQVDMEVEDGAISSTAVPVVEHPKALTVNANCGGLRIPKLEMLSPTENPPPLEEPRPEQPPQQEHPVDLSGLELLSRSIEVFQKKASMIKKEPISPQLPPEPLPLPPLVPCEPVVSQPEPANSPVPTPALPTPETFIRSDEPMVGLNLLCALAEQRFQEEGMFKKDSPAMSPAEQQDPPPATPSPTVEDEVPSSRKRKHKHSKESRKSSKKSKHDREQRRDRKRKHSSEEDEFGGELKESYRRIKTKLEKCSCKDADERDHRCCGVWPSANELFNVMESDMKQRLVSITRQCEEKKRELEQMACTSVAKVKPMTAMVRIPDIGKSYLNGAFGTTSTTLSAPKFSTIPALSPSFSSSSNSTSFVELPKLSSDTDSSKLEDADSSSIERLSFSKRKGGVPKKHDDIALTETIVAKKPKSLVGYILASKNRVGDSNVKETSQQKASSSHHGNGFADQLKKKSPIHSSKFESTTSDDTSNLSDSSAKQLKIKSPPFSFDDENSKPSDAAFSIFGGKPSIFDKIKSATAAASLPTLPLVPNPSASKHHSSSKSHKKSRSSKERKRRRSSEKRRIDQRCMLTSEHLNQEKTRVLFALGGLFYAGCLSAVQPPDIYAVTLDGERGNRPHIESREEVLRDAILEVAPKSVDEIPPGTRLCAYWSQQYRCLYPGVAAEPTSPDPEKRYVNVEFDDGDSGRIALEDIRYLLSDYPIVEYDPNPLLSLGKRKRQPSVSEVGSTTVTTTTTSSSAAAAAAGSTATTSTTITTTNCFAIISSERTSEKRVHDDAYREERRRLKKIRKDKLRRLAATNAEVPAASAGHKSHKKKSKCYDELCKHRKHKKRRKHKKHHRESHQQDVPSSPDGDAVDDDISQGDSASQTAAEAPFSPASTTTTTDKLDEPEFNPSLKEDTMTEEEAESSITESSGSYYQPAKKSGGAEKLEKRQSTENGNSKIAAFLPARQLWAWCGKGYRRSTGRVKKQFYKSIQRGKETISVGDSAVFLSTGRPDRPYIGHIESMWETSTNNMVVRVKWFYHPEEAEGCPNLKYPGALFQSPHEDENDVQTISHKCEVLALKEYTAKFGADPRQYSAIYDNNDTYYLAGYYDPTVVTIRMQPDIEVLPGGERWVKTD